Proteins encoded within one genomic window of Sphingomonas cannabina:
- a CDS encoding thioesterase family protein — protein sequence MTALAELLAGAEPVQGGFRVEVPPSWLQGRTAYGGLSSALALHAAKLSDTDLPPLRSALIAFVGPLSGTVTVTAERLRRGRNAAFVEATIRSEAGLGYRATFVFMADLPSSIAHDETGRTPHAPPPADAELYTGPPGFFTGNFNFYDMKAHVSGPEWLRWGRLREREGLDPETHLIAVADALPPAAFALIRDNQVTMSSMTWIVNLLQPRPVTIDGWWLLHTRSDRAVGGYSSQRMTMWNADGVPVVEAMQGVAVFG from the coding sequence ATGACCGCCCTCGCCGAGCTGCTGGCCGGTGCAGAACCGGTTCAAGGCGGATTCCGCGTCGAAGTCCCGCCGAGCTGGCTCCAGGGCCGCACCGCCTATGGCGGCCTCTCCTCCGCGCTGGCGCTGCACGCGGCGAAGCTCAGCGACACCGATCTGCCGCCGCTGCGCTCGGCGCTGATCGCCTTCGTCGGGCCGCTGTCCGGTACGGTGACCGTCACCGCCGAACGCCTCCGTCGCGGCCGCAATGCCGCCTTCGTCGAGGCGACGATCCGCTCCGAAGCCGGATTGGGCTATCGCGCGACCTTCGTGTTCATGGCCGACCTGCCCTCCAGCATCGCCCACGACGAGACCGGCCGGACGCCGCACGCCCCGCCTCCAGCCGACGCCGAGCTCTACACCGGGCCGCCCGGGTTCTTCACCGGCAACTTCAACTTCTACGACATGAAGGCGCATGTCTCGGGCCCCGAATGGCTGCGCTGGGGCCGGCTGCGCGAGCGCGAGGGGCTCGATCCCGAGACGCACCTGATCGCCGTCGCCGACGCGCTGCCGCCCGCCGCCTTCGCGCTGATCCGCGACAACCAGGTGACGATGAGCTCGATGACCTGGATCGTGAACCTGCTCCAGCCCCGCCCTGTCACCATTGACGGCTGGTGGCTGCTCCACACCCGCAGCGATCGCGCGGTCGGGGGTTATTCGAGCCAGCGCATGACGATGTGGAACGCCGACGGCGTGCCCGTAGTCGAGGCGATGCAGGGCGTCGCGGTGTTCGGCTAG
- a CDS encoding EF-hand domain-containing protein encodes MKPFPLLAALGVTMLTGVAAFATQTAPAATIVKPLKGDTDKDGKLTRAEFLAGAEARFAKLDTNKDGVLTPDEMHAGHGKFGHRFGGAPGLMPQDSPPPMGRGMGGRMLDRLDTDKDGKISKAEFAAQSGERFARLDANGDGKIDAAERSAAAEGGRRGGRGMSRMDPDGDGVITRAEYDAQSDQRFARLDTNGDGFIDAAERQAMMSRMGRGRPGGDTPPPPPPAPEGN; translated from the coding sequence ATGAAACCCTTCCCGCTTCTGGCCGCGCTCGGCGTCACGATGCTGACCGGCGTCGCCGCCTTCGCCACCCAGACCGCACCCGCCGCTACCATCGTCAAGCCGCTCAAGGGCGATACCGACAAGGACGGCAAGCTGACCCGTGCCGAGTTCCTCGCCGGTGCCGAGGCGCGCTTCGCCAAGCTCGATACCAACAAGGATGGCGTGCTCACGCCCGACGAGATGCACGCCGGCCACGGCAAGTTCGGCCATCGTTTCGGCGGGGCACCTGGGCTGATGCCGCAGGATTCGCCCCCGCCGATGGGCCGCGGGATGGGCGGACGGATGCTGGACCGCCTCGACACCGACAAGGATGGCAAGATCAGCAAGGCCGAGTTCGCCGCCCAGTCCGGCGAGCGGTTCGCGCGCTTGGACGCCAACGGCGACGGCAAGATCGATGCCGCGGAGCGTTCCGCAGCCGCAGAAGGCGGCCGGCGCGGCGGGCGCGGCATGAGCCGGATGGATCCCGACGGCGACGGCGTGATCACCCGCGCCGAGTATGACGCCCAGAGCGACCAGCGCTTCGCCCGGCTCGACACCAACGGCGACGGGTTCATCGATGCGGCCGAGCGTCAGGCGATGATGTCGCGCATGGGCCGCGGCCGCCCCGGCGGTGACACGCCTCCCCCTCCGCCGCCGGCCCCCGAGGGCAACTGA
- a CDS encoding response regulator, with amino-acid sequence MVTAMEMSAELPHLLLVDDERSIREPLAQYLTKQGFRVTQSGDAESARARLNAYAIDLIVLDIMMPGEDGLSLCRHIRATSDTPVILLTARSEETDRIIGLEMGADDYVVKPFSPRELAARIRVVLRRVAAGGVRQHGPEAGSYAFSGWVLKTAERTLIDREGVAVPLSTGEYNLLLALVTRPRQVLTRDQLLDLTQGREAAAFDRSIDNQVSRLRKKIETDPKTPTLIKTVWGGGYTLAAEVTKL; translated from the coding sequence ATGGTAACTGCCATGGAGATGTCCGCCGAACTTCCCCATCTGCTGCTCGTCGACGACGAGCGCTCGATCCGCGAGCCGCTCGCGCAATATCTGACCAAACAGGGCTTCCGCGTGACCCAGTCGGGCGACGCCGAGAGCGCCCGCGCGCGGCTCAACGCCTATGCGATCGACCTGATCGTGCTCGACATCATGATGCCGGGCGAGGACGGGCTGTCGCTGTGCCGCCACATCCGCGCGACCAGCGACACGCCGGTGATCCTGCTCACCGCCCGCAGTGAGGAGACCGACCGGATCATCGGGCTCGAGATGGGCGCCGACGACTATGTGGTGAAACCCTTCTCCCCCCGCGAGCTTGCCGCGCGCATCCGCGTAGTGCTGCGGCGCGTGGCCGCAGGCGGGGTGCGCCAGCATGGGCCGGAGGCGGGCTCCTACGCCTTCTCCGGCTGGGTGCTGAAGACCGCGGAGCGCACGCTGATCGATCGGGAGGGCGTCGCCGTCCCGCTCTCGACCGGTGAGTACAACCTGCTGCTCGCGCTGGTCACGCGCCCGCGCCAGGTGCTGACGCGCGACCAGCTCCTCGATCTCACTCAAGGCCGCGAGGCGGCCGCGTTCGACCGCTCGATCGACAATCAGGTCAGCCGCCTCAGGAAAAAGATCGAGACCGATCCGAAGACCCCGACCCTCATCAAGACCGTGTGGGGCGGCGGCTACACCCTCGCGGCCGAAGTCACCAAATTGTGA